The following proteins come from a genomic window of Natronosalvus vescus:
- a CDS encoding NAD-dependent epimerase/dehydratase family protein, translating into MSADAQSTDRTVAITGASGSVGRQTIEALSEYECRLFSHSEHDDLDTETLEVADYDAFVDALEGADVLVHLAANPSPTADWNEVREPNIDGAYNAFEAALENGLERVVFASSNHAVNADNVVEPTRVETTQGNPLVVRPDDSPSPDSYYGVSKVFGEAMGAYYASRHGLEVVNLRIGWLLSADELQAVCAERDGSGERYARAMWLSPDDCQRLLEASVSASLSQHAVTAHGISNNADRFLSLTETIQGLAYRPRDDSSAVLDE; encoded by the coding sequence ATGTCAGCAGACGCCCAGTCGACCGACCGCACGGTCGCCATCACGGGTGCTTCAGGCAGCGTTGGCCGACAGACGATCGAGGCGCTTTCCGAGTACGAGTGTCGGCTCTTCAGCCACAGCGAACACGACGATCTCGACACCGAGACGCTCGAGGTCGCCGACTACGACGCCTTCGTCGATGCACTCGAGGGAGCCGACGTCCTGGTTCACCTGGCGGCGAACCCGTCGCCCACGGCCGACTGGAACGAGGTTCGGGAACCGAACATCGACGGCGCGTACAACGCGTTCGAGGCGGCCCTCGAGAACGGACTCGAGCGTGTCGTCTTCGCCAGTTCGAATCACGCGGTCAACGCCGACAACGTCGTGGAACCGACCCGGGTCGAGACGACCCAGGGCAATCCGTTGGTCGTCCGTCCCGACGATTCGCCCAGCCCCGATAGCTACTACGGCGTGAGCAAGGTGTTCGGCGAGGCGATGGGCGCGTACTACGCCAGCCGCCACGGCCTCGAGGTCGTGAACCTCCGAATTGGCTGGCTGCTGTCGGCGGACGAACTCCAGGCCGTCTGTGCCGAACGCGACGGGTCGGGAGAACGATACGCCCGTGCGATGTGGTTAAGTCCGGACGACTGTCAGCGACTGCTCGAGGCGTCGGTGTCGGCCTCACTCTCCCAACACGCAGTCACGGCACACGGCATCTCGAACAACGCCGACAGATTCCTCTCGTTGACGGAGACGATCCAGGGACTCGCGTACCGACCGCGGGACGACTCGAGTGCGGTACTCGACGAGTAG
- the mch gene encoding 2-methylfumaryl-CoA hydratase, translating to MTEYEWTDPDTFASVLERVETREKGHFFEDFEEGETIEHDPGLRLTRWGNELWTSQTLNHDPFYWRADAARERGQEETPIHPDYLLAATLGCTVEDLSEKGGYFLGRTNVQFPTDPVAPGIDLRVESEVLETTRSNSRPEYGIVTWHTRGYDADTDRTLCAYERTNMIPRREPTEGLETDGGRADSSDNVSGSDGSDSSDEPDDQRTLPETFVIPEGTAFEDFEAALERAPDRDTAVAYRHERGRTMDDLTVAGLPLATLNTAKQHHNVDVMADSPSGDIVTYGDVTRSTALGHARSDEQTLREVRFTDERFHTFVTPGDTVYCFTRVLETSRETTTANERAGTVHFEHVAFNQHDEPVYSGRRTAEIATRDASN from the coding sequence ATGACTGAGTACGAGTGGACGGATCCGGACACCTTCGCGTCCGTCCTCGAGCGCGTGGAAACTCGCGAGAAAGGCCACTTCTTCGAGGATTTCGAGGAGGGGGAAACGATCGAGCACGACCCCGGCCTTCGATTGACCCGCTGGGGAAACGAACTGTGGACGAGCCAGACGCTGAACCACGATCCGTTCTACTGGCGGGCGGACGCCGCTCGAGAGCGTGGTCAGGAGGAGACGCCGATCCATCCCGACTACCTGCTCGCCGCGACCCTCGGCTGCACGGTCGAGGATCTGAGCGAGAAAGGCGGCTACTTCCTCGGCCGGACGAACGTGCAGTTTCCGACCGACCCCGTCGCTCCCGGTATCGACCTGCGCGTCGAGAGCGAGGTGCTCGAGACCACGCGCTCGAACTCGCGACCCGAGTACGGGATCGTTACCTGGCACACGCGCGGCTACGACGCCGACACCGACCGAACGCTCTGTGCCTACGAGCGGACGAACATGATTCCACGACGGGAGCCGACCGAGGGCCTCGAGACCGACGGTGGTCGTGCGGACTCGAGCGACAATGTGAGTGGTTCCGATGGGAGTGATTCGAGCGATGAACCCGACGACCAGCGGACGCTCCCGGAGACGTTCGTTATCCCCGAGGGCACCGCCTTCGAGGACTTCGAGGCGGCTCTCGAGCGCGCCCCCGACCGAGATACCGCGGTCGCCTACCGACACGAACGCGGCCGGACGATGGACGACCTGACGGTCGCTGGACTCCCGCTCGCCACGTTGAACACGGCGAAACAACACCACAACGTCGACGTCATGGCGGACTCCCCCTCCGGCGATATCGTCACCTACGGGGACGTCACCCGGTCAACGGCGCTCGGGCACGCCCGCTCGGACGAGCAGACGCTCCGGGAAGTGCGCTTTACGGACGAACGCTTCCACACGTTCGTCACCCCCGGCGACACAGTCTACTGTTTCACGCGCGTGCTCGAGACCAGCCGCGAGACGACGACGGCGAACGAGCGAGCCGGCACCGTCCACTTCGAACACGTCGCGTTCAACCAGCACGACGAACCGGTGTACTCTGGCCGCCGAACCGCAGAGATCGCGACTCGAGATGCCAGCAACTGA
- the glmS gene encoding methylaspartate mutase subunit S yields MSRTVVLGVIGSDAHVVGITILEQAFSAAGFTVINLGVQTSQAEFAEAAVAHDAEAVLVSSLYGHAEQDCQGFQEVLEAHGVDAVTYIGGNLAVGQDDFEQTRETFEALGFDRVFDSETEPAEAIAALKRDLQITTSEQERATVTS; encoded by the coding sequence ATGTCCCGTACGGTCGTTCTCGGGGTCATCGGTTCCGACGCCCACGTCGTCGGCATCACGATCCTCGAGCAGGCGTTCAGTGCAGCTGGATTCACGGTCATCAACCTCGGCGTTCAGACCTCCCAGGCGGAGTTCGCCGAGGCCGCAGTCGCCCACGACGCCGAGGCCGTACTGGTCTCCTCGCTCTACGGCCACGCCGAGCAGGACTGTCAGGGCTTTCAAGAGGTTCTCGAGGCCCACGGGGTCGACGCCGTCACCTACATCGGCGGCAACCTCGCGGTCGGTCAGGACGACTTCGAACAGACCCGCGAGACGTTCGAAGCCCTCGGGTTCGACCGCGTCTTTGACTCCGAGACTGAGCCAGCGGAGGCCATCGCAGCCCTGAAGCGAGACCTCCAGATCACGACGAGCGAACAGGAGCGGGCCACCGTGACATCGTAG
- a CDS encoding SRPBCC domain-containing protein — protein sequence MEQIETFETIDAPPDVVWDVLLEFDAYPEWNPFIRAIEGSPIEGERLTVEIQPPGSRITTVRPEVLFVEENRRLVWVGHLLVPYAFDGYHEFHLEPIEEGRKTMLLQRETFRGALVPILFDGDRIERGFRGMNEAIKARAESRVRATA from the coding sequence ATGGAACAGATCGAGACGTTCGAAACGATCGATGCCCCGCCCGATGTCGTCTGGGACGTCCTGCTCGAGTTCGACGCCTATCCCGAGTGGAATCCGTTCATCCGTGCGATCGAGGGGAGCCCGATCGAAGGCGAACGCCTCACCGTCGAGATCCAGCCGCCAGGTTCACGCATTACGACGGTTCGCCCTGAGGTGCTGTTCGTCGAGGAGAACCGCCGACTCGTCTGGGTTGGGCACCTGCTCGTCCCCTACGCGTTCGACGGCTACCACGAATTTCACCTCGAGCCGATCGAGGAGGGGAGGAAGACCATGCTCTTACAACGTGAGACGTTCCGCGGTGCGCTGGTGCCGATCCTGTTCGACGGCGACCGGATTGAACGCGGATTCAGGGGAATGAACGAGGCGATCAAGGCTCGAGCGGAGTCTCGCGTGCGTGCAACCGCCTGA
- a CDS encoding HAD family hydrolase — MQYDAVVFDNDGVLTTPTSYEALRRAMSQAFERHGVTDPTDDELNTLISPTVDELEAITDRYELEPSTLWEARERAAIDVQYEEIRAGRKTLYDDVTALESISRPMGIVSNNQHETIENIVDHFELEAFDPYYGREPTVKGIERKKPTPYYLDRAIDEMGCSNPLYVGDSWVDVAVAEALEIDSAFIRRSHREGYSFAEFGYHGDPTHEITSLRELSELQ; from the coding sequence ATGCAATACGACGCAGTCGTCTTCGATAACGACGGCGTGTTGACGACGCCGACCAGCTACGAGGCGCTTCGTCGGGCGATGTCGCAGGCGTTCGAGCGCCACGGCGTCACCGACCCGACCGACGACGAACTTAACACACTGATCTCACCCACGGTCGATGAACTCGAGGCGATCACCGACCGGTACGAGCTGGAACCGTCCACGCTGTGGGAAGCACGCGAACGGGCAGCGATCGACGTCCAGTACGAGGAGATTCGTGCCGGCCGGAAGACGCTTTACGACGACGTGACGGCGCTCGAGTCGATCTCGAGACCGATGGGGATCGTCAGCAACAACCAGCACGAGACGATCGAAAACATCGTCGACCACTTCGAACTCGAGGCGTTCGATCCCTACTATGGCCGCGAACCGACGGTGAAAGGTATCGAACGCAAGAAGCCGACGCCGTACTACCTCGATCGAGCGATCGACGAGATGGGATGTTCGAACCCGCTGTACGTCGGGGATAGCTGGGTCGACGTCGCGGTCGCAGAAGCACTCGAGATTGATTCGGCGTTCATCCGCCGATCACACCGGGAGGGGTATTCGTTCGCAGAGTTCGGTTATCACGGCGACCCGACTCACGAAATTACGTCGCTTCGAGAACTGTCGGAACTTCAATAG
- the citE gene encoding L-malyl-CoA/beta-methylmalyl-CoA lyase gives MTANTTNSTSSTNTTITTCRTFQTAPAAVPRDDTAKYLRSGLTAEGFQAPDWLVPDLEDGTALDMKSEGLENVCDLVPDHDFPGEIWPRVQWSYDDEGFREQGRREIDTLLAELGTKIDGVVVPKVGRRADVERALTAVADAESDAGLQDGSIDLSVIVETARARSDLREIARLGADSRLTALVFGPVDYTAELGGRDLGDGRPQWDGLLEAMSNEASANDLLAIGGPFDDLFRERSGVTIYNADGYADQVEREARIGLDGSWSLYPKQTIQANRIHMPTATELERDVHRIEAFNEAKAAGTGAVTIDGQMVDEATFKNFRNTVETVRAIHRTRPEQTTELYDDGVLKRALDLDVSYR, from the coding sequence ATGACAGCTAACACCACCAACAGCACCAGCAGCACAAACACCACCATCACCACCTGCAGAACCTTCCAGACCGCACCGGCGGCCGTTCCGCGAGACGACACGGCGAAGTACCTCCGTTCGGGGCTCACCGCCGAGGGGTTTCAGGCACCCGACTGGCTCGTGCCCGACCTCGAGGACGGCACGGCTCTCGACATGAAATCCGAGGGACTCGAGAACGTCTGTGACCTCGTTCCCGATCACGACTTTCCCGGCGAGATCTGGCCGCGCGTCCAGTGGAGCTACGACGACGAGGGCTTCCGCGAGCAGGGTCGGAGGGAAATCGATACGCTCCTCGCCGAGCTCGGGACGAAAATCGACGGCGTCGTCGTCCCGAAGGTTGGCCGCCGCGCGGACGTCGAGCGCGCGCTCACAGCCGTCGCCGACGCGGAATCGGACGCGGGGCTCCAGGACGGCTCCATCGACCTCTCGGTCATCGTCGAGACCGCCCGCGCCAGATCCGACCTTCGAGAGATTGCCCGACTCGGTGCGGACTCGAGACTTACCGCACTCGTCTTCGGGCCCGTCGACTACACGGCCGAACTCGGCGGCCGCGACCTCGGTGATGGCCGCCCGCAGTGGGACGGCCTGCTCGAGGCGATGTCGAACGAGGCGAGCGCGAACGACCTGCTCGCGATCGGCGGCCCCTTCGACGACCTCTTTCGGGAACGATCGGGCGTGACGATCTACAACGCAGACGGCTACGCCGATCAGGTCGAGCGCGAGGCCCGGATCGGGCTGGACGGGTCGTGGTCGCTGTACCCCAAACAGACGATCCAGGCCAACCGGATCCACATGCCCACGGCGACGGAACTCGAGCGGGACGTCCACAGGATCGAGGCGTTCAACGAGGCGAAAGCCGCGGGAACGGGAGCGGTGACGATCGACGGCCAGATGGTCGACGAGGCGACGTTCAAGAATTTCCGGAACACGGTCGAGACCGTTCGTGCGATCCACCGAACGCGCCCCGAACAGACGACCGAACTGTACGACGACGGGGTGCTCAAGCGGGCACTGGATCTCGACGTATCGTATCGGTGA
- the mct gene encoding succinyl-CoA:mesaconate CoA-transferase, protein MGALSRLRVLDLTQVLAGPYCTMLLADMGADVVKVERPGGDLIRPNPPFVDDPDAEAYGGYFQSVNRGKRSLEIDFDSERGREEFLSLVTEADVVVENFRAGTMERFDLGYETLRAQNPELIYSSIRGFGDPRTGETHRQGQPSFDIIAQALGGVMEITGFEDSPPTKVGPGIGDLFTATLNCVGILAALHHRDRTGEGQYVDTAMYDAMISMTERAIYQHSYTGAAPTRQGNSHPTLFPYDAFEAADGYVVIAAFGTNHWKALCEAMERPDLATDYPNPDRRLAHRDALREEIRAWTRERSSDDICETLEGSVPVAPVQNTDDIFDDPHVHAREMLVSVDQPGADRPVDIAGSPIKMSETPPRPRGRAPLLDEHRTELLEEPQQPAESD, encoded by the coding sequence ATGGGAGCGCTCTCGAGACTTCGCGTGCTGGATCTGACGCAGGTGCTTGCCGGCCCGTACTGTACGATGTTGCTCGCCGATATGGGGGCCGACGTGGTCAAAGTCGAACGACCTGGTGGCGATCTGATTCGCCCAAACCCGCCGTTTGTCGACGATCCCGACGCCGAAGCCTACGGCGGCTACTTCCAGAGCGTCAACCGGGGTAAACGCAGTCTCGAGATCGATTTCGACTCCGAACGCGGGCGCGAGGAATTCCTCTCGCTCGTTACGGAAGCCGACGTTGTCGTCGAAAACTTCCGGGCGGGCACGATGGAACGATTCGACCTGGGTTACGAAACCCTGCGCGCGCAAAACCCCGAACTCATCTACTCCTCGATTCGTGGCTTCGGTGATCCACGAACCGGTGAAACCCACCGACAGGGTCAGCCCTCCTTCGACATTATCGCGCAGGCGCTCGGGGGCGTGATGGAGATCACCGGCTTCGAGGACAGCCCTCCGACGAAAGTCGGCCCCGGCATCGGCGACCTCTTTACGGCCACGCTCAACTGCGTCGGCATCCTAGCGGCGCTCCATCACCGCGACCGGACGGGCGAGGGACAGTACGTGGACACCGCGATGTACGACGCGATGATAAGCATGACCGAGAGAGCCATCTACCAGCACTCCTACACCGGGGCGGCGCCGACCCGACAAGGCAACTCCCACCCGACGCTGTTCCCCTACGACGCTTTCGAGGCCGCTGATGGCTACGTCGTCATCGCCGCCTTCGGCACCAACCACTGGAAGGCCCTCTGTGAGGCGATGGAACGACCGGATCTGGCCACCGACTATCCAAACCCCGACCGTCGCCTCGCTCACCGCGACGCACTTCGGGAAGAGATTCGCGCGTGGACACGCGAGCGCTCGAGCGACGACATCTGTGAGACGCTCGAGGGATCCGTCCCGGTAGCGCCGGTGCAGAACACGGACGACATCTTCGACGACCCGCACGTCCACGCCCGCGAGATGCTCGTCTCCGTCGATCAGCCGGGGGCTGACCGACCCGTCGACATCGCCGGCAGTCCGATCAAGATGAGCGAGACGCCACCGCGACCGCGCGGCCGGGCACCGCTTCTCGACGAACACCGGACGGAACTGCTCGAGGAGCCACAGCAGCCAGCCGAGTCTGATTGA
- a CDS encoding methylaspartate ammonia-lyase, with translation MQIEALRATPGVAGFYADDQRAIKNGATSDGFAYEGTPLTDGFRAIRQAGEALLVDLELSDGTVVRGDCAAVQYSGAGGRDSLFGADAYAPVLNGPVADALVGRDPRVFGENAAVLESLRVDSGSGCGNERGRLHTAVRYGVSQALLAAAARTRRTTMTDVLADHLGTEPSTEPIPVFGQSGDDRRTNAEKMLIKGVPVLPHGLFNSRSKMGTTGERLQQYLEWLHDRTADLGPEGYEPRFHVDVYGMIGELFGAPFDSDEVLEYVASLDAATGSIPLQLEGPMDVGTREDQIHAMCELREGLADAGIDVDIVADEWCNTLEDVRAFVDAGAADVVQVKTPDLGGIHRSGEAVRYCRGTDTRAYLGGTCNETNVSARACAHVALATNAAQVLAKPGMGFDEGYMIVENEMRRTLARRRESPAGSSDAEGVTADD, from the coding sequence GTGCAGATTGAGGCCCTCCGGGCCACGCCGGGCGTCGCCGGCTTCTACGCGGACGACCAGCGAGCGATCAAGAACGGCGCCACGTCGGATGGCTTCGCCTACGAGGGCACCCCGCTCACCGACGGCTTTCGGGCAATCCGTCAGGCGGGCGAGGCGCTGCTCGTTGACCTCGAGTTGAGCGACGGGACGGTCGTCCGGGGCGACTGCGCTGCCGTTCAATATTCCGGAGCCGGCGGGCGAGATTCATTGTTTGGCGCTGATGCGTACGCGCCAGTTCTCAACGGGCCCGTGGCCGACGCGCTCGTTGGCCGCGACCCACGAGTGTTCGGCGAGAACGCGGCCGTTCTCGAGTCACTCCGTGTGGATTCCGGATCTGGCTGCGGCAACGAACGCGGACGGCTCCACACCGCAGTCAGGTACGGCGTCTCTCAGGCGCTGCTCGCGGCGGCCGCCCGAACCAGACGAACCACGATGACCGACGTCCTCGCCGACCACCTCGGAACGGAGCCGTCGACCGAGCCGATTCCGGTCTTCGGACAGTCCGGCGACGACAGACGGACGAACGCCGAGAAGATGCTCATCAAGGGCGTGCCCGTCCTCCCACATGGCCTGTTCAACAGCCGCTCGAAGATGGGTACCACCGGGGAGAGACTCCAGCAATACCTCGAGTGGCTGCACGACCGAACGGCCGACCTCGGCCCGGAGGGGTACGAACCGCGCTTTCACGTCGACGTCTACGGCATGATCGGCGAACTGTTCGGTGCGCCGTTCGACAGCGACGAGGTGCTCGAATACGTCGCCAGCCTCGACGCGGCGACCGGGTCGATTCCGCTCCAGCTCGAGGGGCCGATGGACGTCGGCACCCGTGAGGATCAGATTCACGCGATGTGTGAACTGCGCGAGGGACTGGCCGACGCGGGCATCGACGTCGACATCGTCGCCGACGAGTGGTGTAACACGCTCGAGGACGTTCGGGCGTTCGTCGACGCCGGGGCGGCGGACGTCGTCCAGGTGAAAACACCTGACCTCGGTGGGATTCACCGAAGCGGCGAGGCGGTTCGCTACTGCCGTGGAACCGACACTCGAGCCTATCTGGGCGGCACCTGCAACGAGACGAACGTCTCAGCCCGCGCCTGCGCGCACGTCGCGCTCGCGACGAACGCCGCCCAGGTGCTGGCCAAACCCGGCATGGGCTTCGACGAGGGCTACATGATCGTCGAAAACGAGATGCGCCGAACGTTGGCGCGACGCCGGGAGTCGCCCGCTGGATCGAGCGACGCCGAGGGGGTCACCGCCGATGACTGA
- a CDS encoding methylaspartate mutase subunit E — MIRDERIPADELQRIDEQLRSEWPTGDAVDFEEAVRYHESLPAHKRFAEVLETADQPLLQPRAGVPRLGDQIELLRYLQEEGEADLLPTTIDSYTRDNEYGKAQEGLENARESGEDTLNGFPAVNHGVDGCRELINAVDAPIEVRHGTPDARLLAAITFAGGFQSFEGGPISYNIPYTKRHDLATTIEHWQFVDRLAGAYTERGVRINREPFGPLTGTLVPPSIAITVMLLEGLLAATQGVRSLTLGYGQVGNVVQDVAALRALRSLGEAYLPEEVRVTTVFHEWMGGFPPDEARASGVIGLGGITAAIAQPDKVITKSPQEFQGVPTKEANAAGLRTTRQIIDMAIEQRIDIDGIEDEQALIERETRQLVDSVFDHGDDDVARGTILAFESGALDVPFAPSDSAHGAVLPARDDDGRVRILEFGDLALEDDVKEIHGARLARRAETEGRKRSFRMVADDVDAISDGRLIGRPNGGERRAD, encoded by the coding sequence ATGATACGCGACGAACGCATTCCAGCCGACGAGTTGCAACGCATCGACGAACAGCTTCGGAGTGAGTGGCCGACGGGCGACGCCGTCGACTTCGAGGAGGCGGTCCGCTATCACGAGTCGCTGCCCGCGCACAAACGGTTTGCCGAGGTTCTCGAGACTGCCGACCAACCGCTGTTACAGCCTCGAGCAGGGGTGCCACGTTTAGGGGATCAGATCGAGTTGCTTCGCTACCTCCAAGAAGAAGGCGAAGCCGACCTGTTACCGACGACGATCGACTCCTACACGCGCGACAACGAGTACGGAAAGGCGCAGGAAGGCCTCGAGAATGCTCGGGAGTCGGGCGAGGACACGCTCAACGGCTTCCCGGCCGTAAACCACGGCGTCGACGGCTGTCGGGAGTTGATCAATGCCGTCGACGCGCCGATCGAGGTGCGCCACGGTACCCCCGACGCGCGCCTGTTGGCGGCGATCACCTTCGCCGGCGGCTTCCAGAGCTTCGAGGGCGGACCGATATCGTACAACATCCCCTACACTAAACGCCACGATCTGGCGACGACCATCGAACACTGGCAGTTCGTCGATCGGCTCGCCGGGGCTTACACCGAACGCGGCGTGCGGATCAACCGCGAGCCGTTCGGGCCGCTAACGGGGACGCTCGTTCCACCCAGTATCGCCATCACCGTGATGTTGCTCGAGGGGCTGCTCGCGGCGACCCAGGGCGTCCGCTCGCTCACGCTCGGGTACGGACAGGTGGGGAACGTCGTCCAGGACGTCGCCGCTCTGCGTGCGCTCCGGTCGCTGGGCGAGGCGTACCTCCCCGAAGAGGTCCGCGTGACGACGGTCTTCCACGAGTGGATGGGCGGTTTTCCGCCTGACGAAGCCCGTGCCAGCGGCGTCATCGGGCTGGGCGGAATAACGGCCGCGATCGCCCAGCCGGACAAGGTCATCACGAAGTCCCCACAGGAGTTCCAGGGCGTTCCGACGAAGGAGGCCAACGCGGCCGGCCTCCGCACGACCAGACAGATCATCGATATGGCTATCGAACAACGAATCGACATCGACGGCATCGAGGACGAACAGGCGCTGATCGAACGCGAAACGCGACAACTCGTGGACAGCGTCTTCGATCACGGCGACGATGACGTCGCACGGGGAACCATCTTGGCGTTCGAATCAGGGGCCCTCGACGTCCCATTCGCACCCAGCGACAGTGCACACGGGGCCGTCCTACCAGCTCGAGACGACGACGGCCGCGTTCGTATCCTCGAGTTCGGCGACCTCGCACTCGAAGACGACGTCAAGGAGATCCACGGTGCGCGTCTCGCTCGACGTGCAGAAACCGAAGGGCGAAAGCGTTCGTTCAGGATGGTCGCCGACGACGTCGACGCGATCAGTGACGGTCGCCTTATCGGTCGCCCGAACGGAGGTGAACGGCGTGCAGATTGA
- a CDS encoding DUF7405 family protein, which translates to MSRSSRTISRRAFVRSAVAIGGASALAACLDRESGDEPPQGVPPEELETLPDRQHAWTAFERTDEHGNSVAPEHHVCLHLEYVGDGPTPAERERVEAAFETLERAYERGSDGLLFTVCYGPSYFERFDEPLPDSVALPEPRALSPIESPEFDAYDAIIHLASDRGSVILSAEEALTGDLDEVNGVDVADTLAGIFDIAERRTGFIGPGLPAENQEGIRGIPDSEPVSEDAPLFMGFKSGFKKNQASEDRVTIQEGPFAGGTTTHLSWIRLSLNQWYEQDSREIRERKMFCPAHADEGRIEGAGDNLGDSSQVEDCAERTLEDAHEHGMVGHAQKSARAREDGEPIILRRDFNSTDDGEAGLHFLSHQRNIEDFVATREAMTGSDIADQSAIGPVTNNGIQQYMTVLRRANYLVPPRQHRSLPTPDPDAIDL; encoded by the coding sequence ATGAGTCGGTCGTCGCGTACGATTTCGCGCCGGGCGTTCGTCCGGAGCGCCGTCGCCATCGGCGGGGCAAGCGCACTCGCTGCCTGTCTGGATCGAGAGTCGGGGGACGAGCCGCCACAGGGAGTCCCACCCGAGGAACTCGAGACGCTGCCCGATCGCCAGCACGCCTGGACGGCGTTCGAGCGAACGGACGAGCACGGTAACTCGGTCGCCCCCGAACACCACGTCTGTCTCCACCTCGAGTACGTCGGCGACGGCCCCACACCAGCCGAACGCGAACGCGTCGAGGCGGCCTTCGAAACCCTCGAGCGGGCCTACGAACGCGGGAGCGACGGGCTGTTGTTCACCGTCTGCTACGGGCCGTCGTACTTCGAACGCTTCGACGAGCCATTGCCGGACAGCGTCGCCCTCCCGGAACCGAGAGCGCTCTCGCCGATCGAGAGTCCAGAATTCGACGCGTACGACGCGATCATTCACCTCGCGAGCGACCGTGGATCCGTCATTTTGAGCGCCGAGGAAGCCCTCACGGGCGACCTCGATGAAGTCAACGGCGTCGACGTCGCGGACACGCTCGCGGGCATCTTCGACATTGCTGAACGGCGGACAGGATTCATCGGGCCGGGACTGCCAGCGGAGAACCAGGAGGGCATTCGCGGGATTCCCGACAGTGAACCCGTCTCCGAGGACGCACCGCTGTTTATGGGCTTCAAGTCGGGCTTCAAGAAGAACCAGGCCTCCGAGGATCGGGTGACGATTCAGGAAGGGCCGTTCGCCGGCGGGACGACGACTCACCTCTCGTGGATTCGTCTCTCGCTCAACCAGTGGTACGAACAGGACAGCCGCGAAATTCGCGAGCGCAAGATGTTCTGTCCGGCCCACGCCGACGAAGGGCGAATCGAGGGCGCTGGGGACAACCTCGGCGACTCGAGCCAAGTCGAGGACTGCGCAGAACGCACGCTCGAGGACGCCCACGAGCATGGGATGGTCGGTCACGCACAGAAGTCCGCGCGTGCGCGCGAAGACGGCGAGCCGATCATCCTCCGTCGGGATTTTAATTCGACTGACGACGGTGAGGCGGGCCTGCACTTTCTCTCCCACCAGCGGAACATCGAGGATTTCGTCGCGACCCGCGAGGCGATGACGGGGTCGGACATCGCCGACCAGTCTGCGATTGGTCCGGTGACGAACAACGGCATCCAGCAGTATATGACGGTGTTGCGGCGGGCGAACTACCTGGTTCCGCCCCGCCAGCATCGGTCGCTGCCGACGCCCGATCCGGACGCGATCGACCTGTAG